The Anser cygnoides isolate HZ-2024a breed goose chromosome 19, Taihu_goose_T2T_genome, whole genome shotgun sequence genome contains a region encoding:
- the ELAC2 gene encoding zinc phosphodiesterase ELAC protein 2 isoform X1 — MWRLARALRPGLAGRGGAGRAMAEGPGPGPRGASRRPRGVPRHVWARERRRDAGAALAGPSTVYAQVVAAGGRDAGASVFVFSEFNRYLFNCGEGAQRAMQEHRLKISHLDCVFLSRLAWANVGGLPGMILTLKAMGLQRCVFLGPPKLQNYLKAIRLFPGPLKRMDLAVQLHTEPEYKDETMTVHQIPLIGKPLDAESMFPRSPALSAQGENSPKGDTEPGSPKAARPSLDEGKGEESPKKTGDEQKRASRHPDLVMAFLCKIHPRKGKFLAVKAQEMGLPVGTPAILPIITALKNGESITFEGRELSPEELCTPPDPGPVFIVLECPHEGFVDAVCENETFRRYQEGLPENQVAMVIHMTPESVLRDSRYQQWLERFGPGTQHLVLNEKCSAVHNPRSYKIQTQLNLIHPEIFPLLATYQSKEEEAGCSVPIVRGECLLKYQFRPQQEWQRDAVTVCDHDAFVAEALELPDFQARVKECKESLPAVPEKMDAYPEIVFLGTGSAIPMKIRNVSSTLVNISSTQSLLLDCGEGTFGQLCRHYGEQVDQMLCNIAAVFVSHMHTDHHSGLMNILMERRRAFASLGQAFSPLFLVAPEQIMPWLYEYHNHCEEILGDIKMVTSQSLVKGCENIKPKVKGFVSSLLEIYDLAEFQTCEVQHCKNAFACSMIHKSGWKVVYSGDTMPCMALVKMGKNATLLIHEATLEDGMEKEAIEKTHSTTSQAIQIGMKMNAEFIMLNHFSQRYAKIPLFSEDFSEKVGIAFDHMRVRFGDFPTIPKLIPPLKALFADDIVEMEERKEKREQRLLKEAAIVMDKLAGGENEETPCQKRKQAKSPQEVSNKKLKTVN, encoded by the exons ATGTGGAGGCTGGCGCGGGCGCTGCGGCCGGGCctggcggggcgggggggcgcgggcagGGCCATGgccgaggggccggggccggggccgaggggCGCCtcgcggcggccccggggcgtCCCGCGGCACGTTTGGGCCCGCGAGCGGCGGCGCGACGCGGGGGCGGCGCTGGCGGGGCCCAGCACGGTGTACGCGCAGGtggtggcggcgggcggccgcgaCGCGGGCGCCTCCGTCTTCGTCTTCTCCGAGTTCAACCG gTACCTGTTCAACTGCGGCGAGGGCGCGCAGCGGGCCATGCAGGAGCACAG GCTGAAGATCTCGCACCTGGACTGCGTCTTCCTCAGCAGGCTGGCGTGGGCCAACGTCGGCGGGCTGCCgg GTATGATTCTCACATTAAAGGCTATGGGGCTTCAAAGATGTGTTTTCCTAGGGCCACCAAAGCTG CAAAACTACTTGAAAGCAATTCGGCTCTTTCCTGGACCCCTAAAAAGAATGGATTTAG CTGTGCAGTTGCACACAGAGCCGGAATATAAGGACGAGACGATGACAGTCCACCAAATACCTCTTATAG GAAAACCACTAGATGCTGAAAGTATGTTTCCTCGGAGTCCAGCGTTATCAGCACAAGGTGAGAATAGCCCAAAAGGTGACACAGAGCCTGGATCTCCAAAAGCTGCACGTCCAAGCTTGGATGAgggcaaaggagaagaaagccCAAAGAAAACAG gTGATGAACAGAAACGTGCCAGCAGGCATCCTGATCTGGTGATGGCTTTCCTTTGTAAA ATTCACCCAAGGAAGGGAAAATTCCTAGCAGTTAAAGCGCAGGAGATGGGGCTGCCGGT GGGAACTCCAGCCATTCTGCCCATAATTACAGCTCTTAAAAATGGGGAGAGCATCACTTTCGAAGGCAGGGAG CTCTCGCCTGAAGAACTGTGCACCCCTCCTGATCCCGGCCCAGTGTTCATTGTGCTGGAGTGTCCTCACGAGGGCTTCGTGGATGCTGTCTGTGAAAACGAGACCTTCCGAAG GTACCAGGAAGGGCTTCCTGAGAACCAGGTGGCCATGGTTATTCACATGACTCCAGAATCAGTGCTTCGGGACAGCCGCTACCAGCAATGGCTAGAAAG ATTTGGACCTGGAACTCAGCACTTGGTGCTCAATGAAAAGTGCTCTGCAGTGCACAACCCACGTAGCTACAAGATCCAAACCCAGCTGAACCTCATCCACCCAGAGATCTTCCCTCTGCTCGCCACCTACCAGAGCAAG GAAGAAGAGGCTGGATGCAGCGTGCCCATTGTGCGAGGAGAGTGCCTTTTGAAATACCAGTTCAGACCCCAACAGGAGTGGCAGAG AGATGCTGTGACTGTCTGTGATCACGATGCATTTGTTGCTGAAGCCCTGGAACTCCCTGACTTCCAGGCTCGTGTGAAGGAGTGCAAAGAGAGCCTGCCTGCTGTACCAG aaaaaatggATGCTTATCCCGAAATTGTATTCTTGGGAACAGGATCAGCAATTCCGATGAAAATCCGAAACGTCAGTTCCACGCTGGTAAATATTAG CTCTACCCAATCCCTGCTCTTGGACTGTGGGGAAGGAACGTTTGGACAGCTCTGTCGCCACTACGGAGAGCAAGTTGACCAAATGCTGTGTAACATAGCAGCTGTGTTTGTGTCTCACATGCATACCGATCATCATTCG GGCTTGATGAACATCCTGATGGAGAGGCGGAGAGCTTTT GCCTCCCTGGGTCAGGCTTTTAGCCCTCTGTTTCTGGTAGCACCTGAACAGATCATGCCTTGGCTATATGAGTACCACAAccactgtgaagaaattctCGGAGACATCAA AATGGTTACTTCCCAGTCTCTTGTGAAAGGCTGTGAGAACATCAAACCTAAAGTCAAAGGGTTTGTCAGCTCTTTGTTAGAGATCTATGACTTGGCTGAG TTTCAGACTTGTGAAGTCCAGCActgtaaaaatgcttttgcatGTTCGATGATCCACAAATCTGGCTGGAAGGTAGTCTATTCTGGTGACACAATGCCCTGCATGGCCTTAGTGAAAATGG GGAAAAATGCTACTCTGCTGATCCATGAAGCAACACTGGAAGATGGCATGGAAAAAGAAGCTATAGAGAAAACACACAG CACAACCTCTCAGGCAATTCAGATTGGGATGAAGATGAATGCAGAGTTCATCATGCTCAATCACTTCAGCCAGAGGTATGCCAAGATCCCACTGTTCAGTGAAGACTTTAGTGAGAAGGTTGGAATTGCATTTGATCATATGAGG GTACGTTTTGGTGACTTTCCGACTATCCCAAAGCTGATCCCACCTCTGAAGGCtttgtttgcagatgacatAGTAGAAATGGAGGAGCGGAAGGAAAAACGGGAGCAGCGCCTTCTGAAGGAGGCTGCGATAGTCATGGACAAACTGGCTGGTGGTGAGAACGAGGAAACACCATGCCAGAAACGGAAACAAGCCAAGAGCCCTCAGGAAGTATCAAACAAGAAGCTTAAAACagtaaactga
- the ELAC2 gene encoding zinc phosphodiesterase ELAC protein 2 isoform X2 yields MDLAVQLHTEPEYKDETMTVHQIPLIGKPLDAESMFPRSPALSAQGENSPKGDTEPGSPKAARPSLDEGKGEESPKKTGDEQKRASRHPDLVMAFLCKIHPRKGKFLAVKAQEMGLPVGTPAILPIITALKNGESITFEGRELSPEELCTPPDPGPVFIVLECPHEGFVDAVCENETFRRYQEGLPENQVAMVIHMTPESVLRDSRYQQWLERFGPGTQHLVLNEKCSAVHNPRSYKIQTQLNLIHPEIFPLLATYQSKEEEAGCSVPIVRGECLLKYQFRPQQEWQRDAVTVCDHDAFVAEALELPDFQARVKECKESLPAVPEKMDAYPEIVFLGTGSAIPMKIRNVSSTLVNISSTQSLLLDCGEGTFGQLCRHYGEQVDQMLCNIAAVFVSHMHTDHHSGLMNILMERRRAFASLGQAFSPLFLVAPEQIMPWLYEYHNHCEEILGDIKMVTSQSLVKGCENIKPKVKGFVSSLLEIYDLAEFQTCEVQHCKNAFACSMIHKSGWKVVYSGDTMPCMALVKMGKNATLLIHEATLEDGMEKEAIEKTHSTTSQAIQIGMKMNAEFIMLNHFSQRYAKIPLFSEDFSEKVGIAFDHMRVRFGDFPTIPKLIPPLKALFADDIVEMEERKEKREQRLLKEAAIVMDKLAGGENEETPCQKRKQAKSPQEVSNKKLKTVN; encoded by the exons ATGGATTTAG CTGTGCAGTTGCACACAGAGCCGGAATATAAGGACGAGACGATGACAGTCCACCAAATACCTCTTATAG GAAAACCACTAGATGCTGAAAGTATGTTTCCTCGGAGTCCAGCGTTATCAGCACAAGGTGAGAATAGCCCAAAAGGTGACACAGAGCCTGGATCTCCAAAAGCTGCACGTCCAAGCTTGGATGAgggcaaaggagaagaaagccCAAAGAAAACAG gTGATGAACAGAAACGTGCCAGCAGGCATCCTGATCTGGTGATGGCTTTCCTTTGTAAA ATTCACCCAAGGAAGGGAAAATTCCTAGCAGTTAAAGCGCAGGAGATGGGGCTGCCGGT GGGAACTCCAGCCATTCTGCCCATAATTACAGCTCTTAAAAATGGGGAGAGCATCACTTTCGAAGGCAGGGAG CTCTCGCCTGAAGAACTGTGCACCCCTCCTGATCCCGGCCCAGTGTTCATTGTGCTGGAGTGTCCTCACGAGGGCTTCGTGGATGCTGTCTGTGAAAACGAGACCTTCCGAAG GTACCAGGAAGGGCTTCCTGAGAACCAGGTGGCCATGGTTATTCACATGACTCCAGAATCAGTGCTTCGGGACAGCCGCTACCAGCAATGGCTAGAAAG ATTTGGACCTGGAACTCAGCACTTGGTGCTCAATGAAAAGTGCTCTGCAGTGCACAACCCACGTAGCTACAAGATCCAAACCCAGCTGAACCTCATCCACCCAGAGATCTTCCCTCTGCTCGCCACCTACCAGAGCAAG GAAGAAGAGGCTGGATGCAGCGTGCCCATTGTGCGAGGAGAGTGCCTTTTGAAATACCAGTTCAGACCCCAACAGGAGTGGCAGAG AGATGCTGTGACTGTCTGTGATCACGATGCATTTGTTGCTGAAGCCCTGGAACTCCCTGACTTCCAGGCTCGTGTGAAGGAGTGCAAAGAGAGCCTGCCTGCTGTACCAG aaaaaatggATGCTTATCCCGAAATTGTATTCTTGGGAACAGGATCAGCAATTCCGATGAAAATCCGAAACGTCAGTTCCACGCTGGTAAATATTAG CTCTACCCAATCCCTGCTCTTGGACTGTGGGGAAGGAACGTTTGGACAGCTCTGTCGCCACTACGGAGAGCAAGTTGACCAAATGCTGTGTAACATAGCAGCTGTGTTTGTGTCTCACATGCATACCGATCATCATTCG GGCTTGATGAACATCCTGATGGAGAGGCGGAGAGCTTTT GCCTCCCTGGGTCAGGCTTTTAGCCCTCTGTTTCTGGTAGCACCTGAACAGATCATGCCTTGGCTATATGAGTACCACAAccactgtgaagaaattctCGGAGACATCAA AATGGTTACTTCCCAGTCTCTTGTGAAAGGCTGTGAGAACATCAAACCTAAAGTCAAAGGGTTTGTCAGCTCTTTGTTAGAGATCTATGACTTGGCTGAG TTTCAGACTTGTGAAGTCCAGCActgtaaaaatgcttttgcatGTTCGATGATCCACAAATCTGGCTGGAAGGTAGTCTATTCTGGTGACACAATGCCCTGCATGGCCTTAGTGAAAATGG GGAAAAATGCTACTCTGCTGATCCATGAAGCAACACTGGAAGATGGCATGGAAAAAGAAGCTATAGAGAAAACACACAG CACAACCTCTCAGGCAATTCAGATTGGGATGAAGATGAATGCAGAGTTCATCATGCTCAATCACTTCAGCCAGAGGTATGCCAAGATCCCACTGTTCAGTGAAGACTTTAGTGAGAAGGTTGGAATTGCATTTGATCATATGAGG GTACGTTTTGGTGACTTTCCGACTATCCCAAAGCTGATCCCACCTCTGAAGGCtttgtttgcagatgacatAGTAGAAATGGAGGAGCGGAAGGAAAAACGGGAGCAGCGCCTTCTGAAGGAGGCTGCGATAGTCATGGACAAACTGGCTGGTGGTGAGAACGAGGAAACACCATGCCAGAAACGGAAACAAGCCAAGAGCCCTCAGGAAGTATCAAACAAGAAGCTTAAAACagtaaactga